The DNA window GGAGACAACCGGATCGTGGCCCCCGTGTGCGTGTGGCCGGGCCGGACGGGGAGATCATCATGCCGTTTTCGGATATCGGATCGCTCGTGCTCGTCGGAGCCGGCAAGATGGGCGGAGCCATGCTGCATGGCTGGCTCAAGAAGGGGATGAGCCCCAAGGCCGTGGCGATCGTCGACCCGCATATCGGCTCCGAAGCCTTCTCGATGCTGATCGAATATTCGGTCACCCATTATAAGGACGCTGCCGACATCAGCGCGCCGGCCGATGTGGTGGTGCTCGCGGTCAAGCCGCAGCAGATGGGCGAGGCGCTGCCGGCGCTACGGCGCGTGGTCGGGCCGACGACCCTGGTGGTGTCGATCGCCGCCGGCACGACGCTCGCCAACCTTTCGGCGGCGCTTGGCGACGGGCCGATCATCCGCGTCATGCCCAACACGCCGGCCCAGGTGGGGCAGGGCATGTCGGTGGCCGTCGGCAACGGCGTGGTGACCGAGGCGCACCGGCGCATCGTGACCAGCTTGCTCAACGCGGTCGGCAAGTCGGCCTGGATTACTGACGAAGCGCTGATCGACGTGGTGACCGCGCTTTCGGGGGGCGGGCCGGCCTATGTTTTCCTGCTGGTCGAAGCGCTGGCCGCCGCCGGCGAAAAGGCGGGGCTGTCGCATGATCTATCCATGCTGCTCGCCCGCCAGACCATCATCGGTGGCGGTGCGCTGTTGGCTGGCGTGCCGACCGATGCAGCGACGCTCAGGAAGAACGTTACCTCGCCGGGCGGCACCACCGCCGCCGCGCTGGCGGTGCTGATGGGCGAGCAAGGCTGGCAGCCGCTCGTCGACGAGGCGATCGCCGCCGCTGCCCGCCGTTCGCGCGAGCTGGCGGGCTGAGCATGAGCGAGCAGATCGGCTACGACGACTTCCTGAAAGTCGACATCCGCGTCGGCCGCGTCATCGCGGCCGAGGTGTTCAAGGAAGCGCGGCGGCCGGCCTACAAGCTCGTCATCGACTTCGGACCGGAGATCGGCCAACGCCGGTCTTCGGCGCAGATCACCGAGAACTACAAGGTGGAAGACCTCGTCGGCCGGCTGGTGCTCGGCGTCGTCAACTTCCCGCCCAAGCAGATCGGCCCGATGCGCTCGGAGGTGTTGACGCTGGGCGTGCCCGACGCCGCCGGCCATGTCGTTCTGGTGGCGCCGGACAAGGACGCGGTGGTCGGTGGCCGACTCTACTAGGGAATTCCGCTCCGGCGGCCATCCTCACCGCGCCTCGTTCATCTCCTCGACCTGGGCGTAGAGCCATTCGACGAAGCGTGTCACCTCCGGCTTCGGCCTCAATCGGTCGCGACGGACGAGATAGAAGTTGTCGACGCCGGGGGCGACGATGCGGAAGGGCGCCACCAGGCGACCGAGGCTGAGGTCGTCGTCGATCATCGAAAGGTCGGCTATGGCAAAGCCGCGCCCCGCCTCGGCGGCGCGCAGCGCGGTGTCCATTGTGTCGAAGGTTTCGCCGTGCTCGACGTCGATCGCGTTGTCGCCGAAGGCGCGGGTGACCCAGCGCGTCCAGTCGGTCATGCCAGAACAGTGCAAGACCTGACCGCGGCGCAACTGCTCCACCGGCTCAAGATGGGCGACGGTCTGGTAATAGCTCGGTGAGCAGACCGGCGTCAGCCGCTCCATCAGGAAAGGCACCAGTTCCTCCGGCTGCCACTGCCGCGTCTCATAGAGGATGCCGACGTCGTTCTCGACGTCGCTGGGGTCCATGTTCTCCCACAGCACCGATACGCGCACCGTGAGGTCGGGATTGGCCGTCTCGAAGCTTCGAAGGCGGGGCAGTAGCCAGCGGGCGCCGAAGGTGGGCGGCGTGCGGACACGGACGACACCGGGGCGGGCCCGGATCTGCTCGACGCCGCGTCGGATTGCCTCGAAGGCCGTGCCGAGCGACAGCGCCAGCTGTTCGCCCTCCGGCGACAAGCGGACGCCACGGTGAACGCGGCGGAACAGCTCGACGCGCAGATCATCCTCCAGCGCCCTGATCTGCCGGCTGACGGCGCTCTCGGTGACGTTGAGCTCCTCGGCGGCGCGGTTGAACGCGCCGAGGCGGGCGACACTTTCGAAGGCCTTGAGGGCGTTGAGGCTGGGCAGGCGGTTGACGGCCACGTTCGGCGCTCCTGCTAAATGGGTCTGGTTGATTTTCACGCACAAAAAGGGGCTGCTGCGTCCTGCGGAAAACTGCTAGTCGACCAAGGTATCAGCGGCATACCATCATCCCGTAAACCCCGTAGTTTGCAGTCGAAAAAAGGCCGTATTGTCAGAAATATGACGCTTTCGCACGTCATTTCACTTAGACGGCGTCCGCACTCTGACCATTGCTTTAACGCCCTTGGTAAGGATTTGTTTACGGGTGAGTTTTTGGAACGTCAAGCGGGCAAAAAAGGCGTTTGAAGGGACGGGTCGGCATCGTCATATAGAAGCCAAGCGAACAGTACGGAGTTCTATCATGATCAACTCGATGTCCCTCCGTCAGTGGGCCGGCGGCACTTTTAATCCGAGCCAGCTCTATCGGCAGTGGCGCAAGCGCAGCCTTTTGAGGCACGACCTGCAGCGGCTGGTCGAGGACCCGTATCTGCTCGACGACGTCGGCTTCTGCCGCGAGACCGCCGAGCGCGAGCTCGATCGTTCGGTCTGGGAGCCGGTGGCCAATCTGCGCACGCCGCCGCATAGGCGCGCCGCCTGACAGGTCAAAATCGTAAGTCAATCTTAAGCCCCGGTGCCACCCGCGCCGGGGCTTTTCATATGAAAAAGCGGAGCCTTTCGGCTCCGCCAAGTTCGTGAGGAGGATCGGGGCTGGAGGTGTGAGGTTTTACCCCTTGTTTTTATTGTAGAGGTCGAACACCACGGCGGCGAGCAGGACGAGGCCCTTGACCATCTGCTGGAAGTCGATGCCGAGGCCCATGATCGACATGCCGTTGTTGAGCACGCCCATGATGAAGGCGCCAACCACCGCGCCGGTCACCCGGCCGACGCCGCCGGTGGTCGAGGCGCCGCCGATGTAGCAGGCGGCGATGCAGTCCATCTCGAAGCCGGTGCCGGCCTTGGGCGTCGAGGAGTTGAGGCGGGCGGCGACGATCAGGCCGGCGAAGGCCGCCATGACGCCCATGTTGATGAACGTATAGAAGGAATAGCGGTTGGTATTGATGCCGGAGAGCCGCGTCGCCTTCTCGTTGCCGCCGAGGGCGTAGATGGAGCGGCCGATGGTAGTGCGTGTCGTCAGGAAATAATAGGCGCCGACCATGGCGCCCATGATCAGCAGAATGTTGGGAATGCCCTTGAAGACCGCCAGCTGATAGCCGAACAGCAAGATGATCGCCGAGACGATCGTCGTCTGCACCAGGAAAACCGGCATCGGCGGCACTTCCTCGCCATGCGCCTCTTCGCTCTTGCGGCCGAGGAGCGACCAGCGAACAAAGGCGGCCGTCAGCAGCAGGGTGAGAATGACCGCCGTGGAGTTGACGCCGGGTATGGCGAACGGGTCGGGCAGGAAGCCGGTGGAGAGCTTGGTGAATTCGGCTGGGAAGGGACTGATGTTGATGCCGCCGAGGATCCAGAAGGTGACGCCGCGGAACACCAGCATGCCGGCCAGCGTGACGATGAAGGCGGGGATGTGGTGATAGGCCACCCAGTAGCCCTGCGCCGCGCCGATGGCACCCCCGGCGATCAGGCAGATCAGGCAGGCGACCCAGGGATTGATCTGAAGCCTGATCATCAGGATGGCGGCGAGCGCCCCGATGACGCCGACGATGGAACCGACGGAAAGGTCGATATGGCCGGCGATGATCACCAGCAGCATGCCGAGCGCCATGATCACGACGAAAGAGTTCTGCAGCACCAGGTTGGTCAGATTGACCGGCATGAACAGAACGCCGCCGGTGATCACCTGGAAGAACACCATCACCGCGATCAGCGCGATGAGCATGCCGTAATCCTTGGCGTTGCGCCGGAGCACCGACAGCATCGACCCCTCATTGCCTTCCGCCATGGGCGAATTCACGCTGGACATCAGACTCTCTCCCCTGGAGCACCCGCCGATCGGGTTGGAACAACCCGATCGAAAAGCGGCTGCTCGAACCAAATAATCCGGAGCCTTCGCTTGGCGGCCAGATGCGGTCATCTGGCCGGCGAAGGCTCTAGCGCATGATGGCGCCCATGATGTTTTCCTGGCTGGCCTCGGCAACGGGCATTTCGGCGACGATCGCGCCTTCGTTCATGACGTAGATGCGGTCGCAGGTGCCGAGCAGTTCCGGCATTTCCGAGGAGATGAAGATGACCGCCTTGCCGGCGGCAACGAGGTCGTTGACGATGGTGTAGATCTCGTATTTGGCGCCGACGTCGATGCCGCGCGTCGGCTCGTCAAGGATCAGCACGTCCGGGTTGGTGAACAGCCACTTGGCCAGGACGACCTTCTGCTGGTTGCCGCCCGACAGGTTGACGACGTCCTGATAGATGCTGGGCGTGCGGATCCTGAGCTTCTGGCGATATTCGTTGGCCGCCTTGCGCTCGACATGCTCGTTGATGACGAAGTTCTTCGAGATGCCCTTGTGGTTGGCCAGCGTGGTGTTGTGCATCACATTGTTGATCAGCACCAAGCCGAGCTGCTTGCGATCCTCAGTGACGTAGGCGAGGCCCGACTTGATCGCCCGCTCGACAGTGGAGACGTCGGCCGGCTCGCCCTTGATCAGCACCTCGCCGGAGATATTCCGGCCGTAGGCGCGGCCGAACACGCTCATGGCGAATTCGGTACGGCCGGCGCCCATCAGGCCGGCGATGCCTACCACCTCACCGCGCTTGACGTTGAGGTTGATGGCGTTGGAAATCTTCCGGTCGGCGTGAAGCGGATGGTAGGCCGTCCAGTTGCGCACCTCGAAGATGGTCTCGCCGATCTTCGGTACGCGCTTGGGGAAGCGGTCGGAGAGTTCGCGACCGACCATGCCGCGGATGATGCGCGCCTCGGAGATCTTCTCGGCGTGGCAGTCCAGCGTCTCGACCGTGGCGCCGTCGCGCAACACGGTGATCTTGTCGGCGACGCGGGAGATCTCGTTGAGCTTGTGCGAGATGATGATCGAGGTCAGCCCCTGCTTCTTGAATTCGAGAAGCAGCTCGAGCAGCGCATTGGAATCGCTCTCGTTGAGCGAGGCGGTGGGCTCGTCGAGGATGAGCAGCTTGACCTTCTTGGACAGCGCCTTGGCGATCTCCACCAGCTGCTGCTTGCCGACGCCGATGTGGGTGATCAGCGTCGAGGGGTTTTCCTTGAGGCCGACCTTGGCCAGAAGCTCCGATGTCCGGCGCGTCGCTTCGGCCCAGTCGATGACGCCGCCCTTGGCGACCTCGTTGCCCAGGAAGATGTTCTCGGCGATCGACAGCAACGGGATCAGCGCGAGTTCCTGGTGGATGATGATGATACCTTCTTCCTCGGTATCCTTGATCGAGCCGAACTTTTTGAGTTCGCCGTTGTAGTAGATCTCGCCTTCGTAGGTGCCATGGGGATAGACGCCGCTCAGCACCTTCATCAGCGTCGACTTGCCGGCGCCGTTTTCACCGCAGAGCGCGTGGATTTCGCCTTCCTCTACCGAAAAGCTGACGTCGCTCAACGCCCGGACGCCTGGAAACGTCTTGGTGATGTTGCGCATCTCGAGGATCACGTTCGGCGCGAAGCTATTCCCGGCGGCAGGGTCGGTCATGGGTTCCTCCCGAGACAGGACGCTCCCACGTCCAAAAAGTCATCAGTTGATGACTTAATACGAGGGGCTGATTTCACCGTCAATGGCGAAGTGATAGGTAGCTTTGCGGGACGACCGGTCTGCCGATCGGGCTGTAGAGATAGGACACGTGCTTTGGAGGACAGGTCGGGGATGGACGAAGACAGTGGTGCAAAACGCCGGACCGGCCGACGGCCCAAGACGGCGGAATCGGGGCGGACCGCGCTGCTGCGCGCCGCGATGCACCAGTTTTCCCGCAAGGGCTATGACGGCACATCGCTCCGGGCGGTGGCCGATGAGGCCGGCGTCGACATGGCGCTGATCAACCGGCTGTTCGGCTCCAAGGCCGGGCTATGGTCGGCGATGATCGATCTTGCCGCCACCCATGAAAGCCGCGCCGCCGCGCTTAGAGCCATCAAGGACGATACGGGCATGGGGGTGCGGCAGCGCCTCGAACTGTTCATCGACGTGATTGTCGACGTCGCCATCGACCTGCCGGTGTTTCCCGGTCTTCTGTTGCAGGAGGCGTCGACGCCGGGCGAGCGCATGGACATGCTGATCGATCGGCTGATCGGCCCGTTCGGCCAGGACGCCATGCCGCTGATCGAGGACGGCATTCGGCAGAAGGTGATTGCCGATGTGGCGCCGAGCGTCTTCTTCTCGCTGCTGATGAGTTCCGTCACGCTGGCCATGGCAGCGCCTCATCACAGACGGATGATTTCCACTGACCCGGTCGAACTGGCCGAGATCGTCAAAGCGGCGGCGAAAGCGATCTTCCTGCGCTAACGCGGTGAGAGTGTCCGCTGAGATGGTCGCGGGGTAGGCAATGCCCCGCGACCGTTTCACCATGGCCTATGACTTGCGGCGCCAGACCGAAGCGTAGGTCTCGATAAGATCGGCCGGATCGGTTGGCTTGCGACCGGTCAGGCGCTCGATGGTGTCGCTTTCCACGTTCATCTGGCCAAGGCCGATGGCGGCTTCGTTGCTCACCATGTCGTTGCTGCACCAGGGAACAGGCGATTTCGCGCCGTTGTCTTCGCTGGAGCGGGGAATGCCGAGACCGTCGAGATAGGTGTAGAAGGCCTCATCGTCGACCGGCTCGTAGCTGAACGGTATGCCGGAGGCGGCCACGATCATCTCGCAGATCTTTCGCTGGCTGATCGGGCGGCCGCAGACGTCGTAATCGGCGTTGGGCTCGCCCTTGCCGAGCAGCAAGGCGGCGCCGACGCGGCCGCTGTCGTCCTTGGCGACGAAAGTGCCGACGCCTTCGCCGGCGGTGGTCACCCAGCGATTGCCACAGGCCAGGGCCAGCATCACCGCGTTCACGAAGTAATTCTCGAGGTAGAGATTGTTGCGCATGATGTTGAAGGCGAGGCCGGAGTTGCGCAGGTAGGCCTCGGTGAAGGTGTGGTCGGGCAGCACGTACTGGGCGTAGCCCTGCCGGTTGGCGCCGAAAAACGAGGTGTAGGT is part of the Pleomorphomonas sp. PLEO genome and encodes:
- the mmsA gene encoding multiple monosaccharide ABC transporter ATP-binding protein; the encoded protein is MTDPAAGNSFAPNVILEMRNITKTFPGVRALSDVSFSVEEGEIHALCGENGAGKSTLMKVLSGVYPHGTYEGEIYYNGELKKFGSIKDTEEEGIIIIHQELALIPLLSIAENIFLGNEVAKGGVIDWAEATRRTSELLAKVGLKENPSTLITHIGVGKQQLVEIAKALSKKVKLLILDEPTASLNESDSNALLELLLEFKKQGLTSIIISHKLNEISRVADKITVLRDGATVETLDCHAEKISEARIIRGMVGRELSDRFPKRVPKIGETIFEVRNWTAYHPLHADRKISNAINLNVKRGEVVGIAGLMGAGRTEFAMSVFGRAYGRNISGEVLIKGEPADVSTVERAIKSGLAYVTEDRKQLGLVLINNVMHNTTLANHKGISKNFVINEHVERKAANEYRQKLRIRTPSIYQDVVNLSGGNQQKVVLAKWLFTNPDVLILDEPTRGIDVGAKYEIYTIVNDLVAAGKAVIFISSEMPELLGTCDRIYVMNEGAIVAEMPVAEASQENIMGAIMR
- the proC gene encoding pyrroline-5-carboxylate reductase, encoding MPFSDIGSLVLVGAGKMGGAMLHGWLKKGMSPKAVAIVDPHIGSEAFSMLIEYSVTHYKDAADISAPADVVVLAVKPQQMGEALPALRRVVGPTTLVVSIAAGTTLANLSAALGDGPIIRVMPNTPAQVGQGMSVAVGNGVVTEAHRRIVTSLLNAVGKSAWITDEALIDVVTALSGGGPAYVFLLVEALAAAGEKAGLSHDLSMLLARQTIIGGGALLAGVPTDAATLRKNVTSPGGTTAAALAVLMGEQGWQPLVDEAIAAAARRSRELAG
- a CDS encoding LysR substrate-binding domain-containing protein translates to MAVNRLPSLNALKAFESVARLGAFNRAAEELNVTESAVSRQIRALEDDLRVELFRRVHRGVRLSPEGEQLALSLGTAFEAIRRGVEQIRARPGVVRVRTPPTFGARWLLPRLRSFETANPDLTVRVSVLWENMDPSDVENDVGILYETRQWQPEELVPFLMERLTPVCSPSYYQTVAHLEPVEQLRRGQVLHCSGMTDWTRWVTRAFGDNAIDVEHGETFDTMDTALRAAEAGRGFAIADLSMIDDDLSLGRLVAPFRIVAPGVDNFYLVRRDRLRPKPEVTRFVEWLYAQVEEMNEAR
- a CDS encoding tRNA-binding protein; the encoded protein is MSEQIGYDDFLKVDIRVGRVIAAEVFKEARRPAYKLVIDFGPEIGQRRSSAQITENYKVEDLVGRLVLGVVNFPPKQIGPMRSEVLTLGVPDAAGHVVLVAPDKDAVVGGRLY
- the mmsB gene encoding multiple monosaccharide ABC transporter permease, which translates into the protein MSSVNSPMAEGNEGSMLSVLRRNAKDYGMLIALIAVMVFFQVITGGVLFMPVNLTNLVLQNSFVVIMALGMLLVIIAGHIDLSVGSIVGVIGALAAILMIRLQINPWVACLICLIAGGAIGAAQGYWVAYHHIPAFIVTLAGMLVFRGVTFWILGGINISPFPAEFTKLSTGFLPDPFAIPGVNSTAVILTLLLTAAFVRWSLLGRKSEEAHGEEVPPMPVFLVQTTIVSAIILLFGYQLAVFKGIPNILLIMGAMVGAYYFLTTRTTIGRSIYALGGNEKATRLSGINTNRYSFYTFINMGVMAAFAGLIVAARLNSSTPKAGTGFEMDCIAACYIGGASTTGGVGRVTGAVVGAFIMGVLNNGMSIMGLGIDFQQMVKGLVLLAAVVFDLYNKNKG
- a CDS encoding TetR/AcrR family transcriptional regulator, producing the protein MDEDSGAKRRTGRRPKTAESGRTALLRAAMHQFSRKGYDGTSLRAVADEAGVDMALINRLFGSKAGLWSAMIDLAATHESRAAALRAIKDDTGMGVRQRLELFIDVIVDVAIDLPVFPGLLLQEASTPGERMDMLIDRLIGPFGQDAMPLIEDGIRQKVIADVAPSVFFSLLMSSVTLAMAAPHHRRMISTDPVELAEIVKAAAKAIFLR
- a CDS encoding NmrA family NAD(P)-binding protein: MRYVVMGADGQLGGRVAENMLEAVDGKNLVFTSPDPSRIPADKLERWKARGVTIATASYDDRAAMTEVFRTANRVWMISGVYIGLPRQLQHRNVIDAAVDAGIEHFTYTSFFGANRQGYAQYVLPDHTFTEAYLRNSGLAFNIMRNNLYLENYFVNAVMLALACGNRWVTTAGEGVGTFVAKDDSGRVGAALLLGKGEPNADYDVCGRPISQRKICEMIVAASGIPFSYEPVDDEAFYTYLDGLGIPRSSEDNGAKSPVPWCSNDMVSNEAAIGLGQMNVESDTIERLTGRKPTDPADLIETYASVWRRKS